One stretch of Lemur catta isolate mLemCat1 chromosome 2, mLemCat1.pri, whole genome shotgun sequence DNA includes these proteins:
- the KCNK17 gene encoding potassium channel subfamily K member 17 isoform X1, whose amino-acid sequence MYQPRARAAPKGRVPRCPLPTTCLLLLAYLAYLALGTGVFWALEGRAAQDSSRSFQREKWELLRNFTCLDGPALDSLIRDIVEAYKSGASLLSNTTSMGRWEFLGSFFFSVSTITTIGYGNLSPHTMAARLFCIAFALVGIPLNLVVLNRLGHLMQQGVHRCARRLGGTGRDPSKARWLAGSSALLSGLLLFLLLPPLLFSHVEGWSYIEGFYYAFVTLSTVGFGDYVIGMNPSRWYPLWYKNMVSLWILFGMAWLALIIKLILSLLETPGGACSCYHHSSREDFKFRSWRQGPDGEPESHSPQQGCCLEGPLGIIQHLEPSTQVAHYGKDS is encoded by the exons ATGTACCAACCGCGAGCCCGGGCGGCGCCCAAGGGCAGGGTCCCGCGCTGCCCGCTGCCTACCACCTGTCTCCTGCTGCTCGCCTACCTGGCTTACCTGGCGCTGGGCACCGGCGTGTTCTGGGCGCTGGAGGGCCGCGCGGCGCAGGACTCCAGCCGCAGCTTCCAGCGCGAGAAGTGGGAGCTGTTGCGGAACTTCACGTGTCTGGACGGCCCGGCGCTGGACTCGCTGATCCGG GACATCGTGGAAGCGTACAAAAGCGGGGCCAGCCTGCTCAGCAACACCACCAGCATGGGGCGCTGGGAGTTCCTGGGCTCCTTCTTCTTCTCCGtgtccaccatcaccaccatcg GCTACGGCAACCTGAGCCCCCACACGATGGCCGCCCGACTCTTCTGCATCGCCTTTGCCCTCGTGGGGATCCCGCTCAACCTCGTGGTGCTCAACCGCCTGGGCCACCTCATGCAGCAGGGGGTGCACCGCTGCGCCCGCAGGCTGGGGGGCACTGGGCGG GACCCCAGCAAGGCGCGGTGGCTGGCGGGCTCCAGTGCCCTCCTCTCAGGCCTCCTGCTCTTCCTGCTGCTGCCCCCGCTGCTCTTCTCCCACGTGGAGGGCTGGAGCTACATCGAGGGCTTCTACTACGCCTTCGTCACCCTCAGCACCGTGGGCTTCGGCGACTACGTGATCG GGATGAACCCCTCTCGGTGGTACCCGCTGTGGTACAAGAACATGGTGTCCCTGTGGATTCTCTTTGGGATGGCGTGGCTGGCCTTGATCATCAAACTGATCCTCTCCCTGCTGGAGACCCCAGGAGGGGCGTGTTCCTGCTATCACCACAGCTCCAGGGAGGACTTCAAGTTTCGAAGCTGGCGGCAAGGCCCAGATGGGGAGCCGGAGTCCCACTCCCCACAGCAAGGCTGCTGTCTAGAGGGGCCTTTGGGAATCATACAGCATCTGGAACCTTCTACTCAGGTTGCGCACTATGGCAAGGACAGCTAG
- the KCNK17 gene encoding potassium channel subfamily K member 17 isoform X2, with protein sequence MYQPRARAAPKGRVPRCPLPTTCLLLLAYLAYLALGTGVFWALEGRAAQDSSRSFQREKWELLRNFTCLDGPALDSLIRDIVEAYKSGASLLSNTTSMGRWEFLGSFFFSVSTITTIGYGNLSPHTMAARLFCIAFALVGIPLNLVVLNRLGHLMQQGVHRCARRLGGTGRDPSKARWLAGSSALLSGLLLFLLLPPLLFSHVEGWSYIEGFYYAFVTLSTVGFGDYVIASCLLADV encoded by the exons ATGTACCAACCGCGAGCCCGGGCGGCGCCCAAGGGCAGGGTCCCGCGCTGCCCGCTGCCTACCACCTGTCTCCTGCTGCTCGCCTACCTGGCTTACCTGGCGCTGGGCACCGGCGTGTTCTGGGCGCTGGAGGGCCGCGCGGCGCAGGACTCCAGCCGCAGCTTCCAGCGCGAGAAGTGGGAGCTGTTGCGGAACTTCACGTGTCTGGACGGCCCGGCGCTGGACTCGCTGATCCGG GACATCGTGGAAGCGTACAAAAGCGGGGCCAGCCTGCTCAGCAACACCACCAGCATGGGGCGCTGGGAGTTCCTGGGCTCCTTCTTCTTCTCCGtgtccaccatcaccaccatcg GCTACGGCAACCTGAGCCCCCACACGATGGCCGCCCGACTCTTCTGCATCGCCTTTGCCCTCGTGGGGATCCCGCTCAACCTCGTGGTGCTCAACCGCCTGGGCCACCTCATGCAGCAGGGGGTGCACCGCTGCGCCCGCAGGCTGGGGGGCACTGGGCGG GACCCCAGCAAGGCGCGGTGGCTGGCGGGCTCCAGTGCCCTCCTCTCAGGCCTCCTGCTCTTCCTGCTGCTGCCCCCGCTGCTCTTCTCCCACGTGGAGGGCTGGAGCTACATCGAGGGCTTCTACTACGCCTTCGTCACCCTCAGCACCGTGGGCTTCGGCGACTACGTGATCG CAAGCTGCCTCCTTGCAGATGTGTGA